The following proteins are encoded in a genomic region of Pyrus communis chromosome 11, drPyrComm1.1, whole genome shotgun sequence:
- the LOC137707725 gene encoding zinc finger CCCH domain-containing protein 41-like, with protein sequence MSQRSSDFEGSMELKVSSPKPGGLSPSDCSSDPEEKEVSDDDDDDRNHKHRRRDTRSQSSERDTFDQVTTRPFRKRNKPFVNGNSFRDNDSQASTPWRNHNSTDFSVKFDKRRPGSASLPRAPFDLNQRIRANQAFPGDLGPGRGRGRDFGSWSQRGPRFNSDLASQMVHQGSIRPSLFAGRGLPNVSGAQSGSWNAFGLIPGIPNGSMDTLHSIGLQGTLRPPIHSSLNMGIPRQRCRDFEERGFCLRGDVCPMEHGMNRIVIEDVQSLSQFNLPVSIPSAHLLGKPTGPGSLPSVSASSTALMNSKGLNVKTSKTAVTDDGLGLSGSYSGTGYAGGADLYDPDQPLWNNNCPETSNALLGLRSPRNDETETLSNDADNEFPIRSVGAAASSQSTSMSVWGRIGSSKSRLDVKEKVDPVINSSDYIESDTKEAKEAVNTQTPPHQGKRIIAEDCPNTMDSSPQTPFDSTRNIRRSSQKALRTLFVNGIPQKNNKRESLLSHFQKFGEVIDIYIPSNSERAFVQFSRREEAEAALKAPDAVMGNRFIRLWWANRDSIPDEGTGTPSIFSGTPHGVTTGSVPPHSSGASISKDNLQSAALKGSIAHASDASLPATDNSKPITSNGPKAPPLQKKLESLEQLKEELRKKQEMLAQKRNDFRRQLDKLEKQATGPKSETDTEQAAKRPKVGTTTEADKAATPSSSNPAPADAMHAEMTDKNKSEENIVSGSPKTSTPVMLQQSPSLKLQTIRPLGPLGPPSPFNRYKLDNRPTGFIILPPLPVGFANVAIMKEHFSPYGDLSTVELEDLESRDCGSELEESKDCSARITFTTRRSAERAFLNGKCWEGHDLKFMWLTSSISSNDHSGRENSPSTTPKGPLLADAQPVADKEAYIVSQEAAASGNGEPEHSERISGVEQVESDERAESSPRATSGEKESSRGDAL encoded by the exons ATGAGCCAACGTTCTAGTGATTTCGAGGGATCAATGGAGTTAAAAGTTTCATCTCCAAAACCTGGGGGTCTTTCCCCTTCTGATTGCAGTAGTGATCCTGAGGAGAAGGAagtaagtgatgatgatgatgacgatcGAAACCACAAGCATCGTAGACGAGATACTCGCTCTCAGTCTTCGGAGAGAGATACTTTTGATCAAGTCACAACAAGGCCATTCAGAAAGCGAAACAAACCTTTTGTAAATGGGAACTCTTTTAGAGATAATGACTCTCAAGCAAGTACACCATGGAGAAATCACAATTCCACTGACTTTTCTGTAAAATTTGATAAAAGACGCCCGGGGTCAGCATCACTGCCTCGAGCACCTTTTGATTTAAATCAAAGAATCCGGGCAAACCAAGCATTTCCTGGAGACCTTGGTCCTGGTAGGGGAAGAGGACGGGACTTTGGATCATGGAGCCAACGCGGTCCTAGGTTCAACTCAGATCTTGCTTCTCAAATGGTTCATCAGGGCTCCATCCGTCCGAGTCTTTTTGCTGGGCGTGGATTGCCAAATGTTTCCGGTGCACAAAGTGGATCCTGGAATGCATTTGGATTGATTCCAGGCATACCAAATGGTTCCATGGACACACTACATTCCATTGGCTTGCAAGGAACACTCAGACCACCAATCCATTCTTCATTAAATATGGGGATTCCTCGCCAAAGATGTAGAGACTTCGAGGAGCGTGGATTTTGTCTCAGAGGGGATGTGTGCCCAATGGAGCATGGTATGAATCGGATTGTTATTGAAGATGTCCAG AGTCTTTCCCAGTTCAACCTCCCTGTGTCGATTCCAAGTGCACACTTACTGGGAAAACCCACAGGCCCGGGATCTCTACCATCAGTGAGTGCATCCTCAACTGCATTGATGAATAGCAAAGGCTTAAATGTAAAAACAAGCAAGACTGCTGTCACTGATGATGGCTTGGGCTTGAGTGGTTCATATTCTGGTACTGGTTATGCAGGTGGTGCTGATTTGTATGACCCTGATCAACCCCTGTGGAATAATAACTGTCCTGAAACCTCAAATGCACTTCTAGGCCTGCGATCACCCAGGAATGATGAAACTGAAACCTTGTCGAATGATGCTGATAATGAATTCCCAATTAGAAGCGTTGGGGCAGCTGCCAGTTCACAGAGTACAAGCATGTCTGTGTGGGGTAGAATTGGTAGTTCAAAAAGTAGATTAGATGTGAAGGAGAAAGTTGATCCTGTAATAAATTCTTCAGATTATATTGAGAGTGATACCAAGGAAGCGAAGGAGGCAGTCAACACTCAAACTCCACCACATCAAGGAAAGCGTATAATTGCAGAAGATTGCCCAAACACCATGGATTCATCACCCCAGACACCTTTTGATTCCACGCGTAACATTCGGAGATCATCTCAAAAAGCACTCCGTACTCTATTTGTTAATGGCATTCCtcagaaaaacaacaaaagggAGTCTCTTCTTTCTCATTTTCAAAAATTCGGAGAGGTCATTGACATCTACATTCCATCAAATAGTGAACGAGCTTTTGTCCAGTTTTCAAGGAGGGAAGAGGCTGAAGCTGCTTTAAAGGCACCTGATGCTGTAATGGGTAACCGATTTATCAGGTTGTGGTGGGCTAATCGTGATAGCATTCCTGATGAGGGGACAGGCACTCCCAGTATTTTTTCCGGAACTCCCCATGGTGTAACAACTGGTTCAGTGCCACCCCATTCATCTGGTGCTAGTATTAGCAAGGATAATCTTCAGTCTGCAGCTCTAAAGGGTAGTATTGCCCATGCATCTGATGCTTCTCTACCTGCCACTGACAACTCCAAGCCTATCACCTCAAATGGTCCCAAGGCCCCACCTCTGCAAAAAAAGCTAGAGAGTTTGGAGCAGTTGAAGGAGGAACTTCGCAAGAAGCAGGAAATGCTAGCCCAGAAAAGGAATGACTTTCGTCGCCAGTTGGACAAGCTTGAGAAACAA GCTACTGGACCCAAGAGTGAGACTGACACAGAGCAAGCTGCTAAGAGACCCAAAGTGGGAACAACAACCGAAGCTGATAAAGCTGCTACTCCAAGCTCCTCAAATCCTGCTCCTGCGGATGCAATGCATGCTGAGATGACTGATAAGAACAAATCAGAGGAGAACATTGTGTCCGGTAGTCCAAAAACCAGTACACCTGTGATGCTGCAGCAATCTCCTAGCTTGAAGCTGCAGACTATCCGTCCATTGGGACCACTCGGGCCACCTTCTCCTTTCAATAGATATAAATTAGACAACCGTCCTACTGGTTTTATAATTCTTCCTCCTTTACCAGTTGGATTTGCAAat GTTGCTATTATGAAGGAACACTTTTCACCCTATGGCGATCTTTCTACTGTGGAATTAGAAGATCTGGAATCCCGTGATTGTGGAAGTGAGTTAGAGGAATCAAAAGATTGCTCAGCTCGTATAACTTTCACTACACGCCGTTCAGCAGAGAGGGCATTTCTCAACGGTAAATGCTGGGAAGGGCACGATCTGAAATTTATGTGGCTGACATCTAGTATTTCCAGCAATGACCATAGTGGCAGAGAAAACTCTCCATCTACCACTCCTAAGGGGCCATTACTAGCTGATGCTCAGCCTGTTGCAGATAAAGAAGCATACATTGTTTCCCAGGAAGCTGCTGCATCAGGAAATGGAGAACCGGAACATTCTGAACGAATAAGTGGTGTTGAGCAGGTGGAATCGGATGAACGTGCCGAGTCTAGTCCAAGGGCAACATCAGGCGAGAAAGAGTCATCTCGGGGCGATGCATTGTAA